Within Deltaproteobacteria bacterium, the genomic segment CCTACAGCCTTGCTAAAAATGATAATGTATGGTCATTCAAAAAGCCATCATATAACAGGATAAAAAATTCAATAATGAACAACATGATTTTTGAGTTAGCAAATCTCAAGGCTTCAAATATTATCGACAATTTTACAGATATTGCAAAATTAGGACTTGAAAGGCCATTGGAGAATATTATTATAACAACAATGAATAACAAGCAATATGATATTAAAATAGGTAATAGTGTAAACAATAATGAGTATGCGATGTTAAATGATCAAAAGCAGCATGTGTATGTAATATTGAAGAGTGTGCTTTCAGCTTTTGATAAACCTATAGGTCAAATGATAGATAAAAAATTGTTAACCCAAAATCAGTGGAATATCTCTTCTATAATGTTTGTAAATAATGGTAGTGCTGTAATCTTAAAAAAGAATGCCAAGGCCCAGTGGGATAAAAACGGTACGCTGTATACTAAAGTTAGCTATGTAAATAAGTTAATTCATGATCTGACATCCCTTAATGCTACCGGTTTTATTGGTAATACTGATTTATTAAAAGAGCCCGCACTTACATTTACGATAACGAGTGCAACAGCACCTACAATGACTACGATCTCTTTTGGTAATTATAATAGCAGGGTTGTGTATGCAAAGACATCCATTGACCCAAGATTAGCGGAGTTGCCTGTTTTAGCGGTTAGATCGCTTGAGGCAGACGTGAAATCAATATCAGAATAAATAAAAGGTATATTTGTATGGAAGAAAAAAAAGATGATGAAATAAAGGTTACCGATAAAAGGCGGTTTAAAATGGAAGAAGATGGTAAAGCTGCGGCAGCTGATAAGAATGAAGTGAACGATATGCCTGAAAACAATGAATCACTAAAGGATGAAGGTTCTTTAATAGAAGATGAAAAACAGGAACAGGACATCGGCGATTACAAATTAAGCTTTATAGACCTTATTAATTCGCTTGCAGGTACAGCTCTTATACAGCTTGGTGTTGTAACAGATCCCGCAACAAATAAACTCCAGAAAGATGTAAAAGCAGCAAAACAAACAATAGATATTATAGAAATCCTTAAAGAAAAGACAAAGGGCAATTTGGCTAACGAGGAGTCCATGATACTTGATAATGTGCTTTTTGATCTTAGAATGAGGTATATTGCCACTCAGAAGTAAAGGAATAAGGAGGAAAAAAATGAATAAAAAAGGTTACAGAATATTAGGTGTAGGGGTGCTTATATTGGCATCGGTTGTAGTAGGTTTAATACTTTCTGCAAGGATGAGCATTACAACCCCTATAAGTGCTAAAGAGACAAAGCTATGGAGTACAAAGCCTGAAACACAGCAGGAAACTAATTTGACACAGAAATATGTACCTGCTTCATTCTCACCGCTTGTTAATGCGGTAAAGGGTGCGGTTGTGAACATATCAACAACAAAGATTGTAAAAACAGTGCCGATGAACCAGCAGATGCTCGGTAATCCGATGATGCAGCAGTTCCAGCAGTTTTTCGGTCCGCATTTTCAGGAATTCTTGGGACCTCAGGTACCGCAAGAATATAAAGAACACGCCCTTGGATCAGGCTTTATTATTAACAAAGACGGTTATATCCTTACAAACAATCACGTAATAGCCGGCATGTCCGATATCAAGGTAATAACGGATAACGGAGACCAGTATACTGCAAAGGTAATCGGGACCGACCCAAAAACAGATATTGCACTTTTGAAAATAGATCCCAAGAAAGCACTTGATGTAGCCTATCTTGGTGATTCTTCAAAAGTACAAGTTGGGGATTGGGTTGTTGTTATAGGTAATCCTTTCGGTCTTGATCACACGGTTACCGCGGGAATTATAAGTGCAGAAGGCAGAAGACTTAGTAATGAAAGTAATTATGACCAATTCTTACAGACGGATGCGGCCATAAAC encodes:
- a CDS encoding DUF4340 domain-containing protein, with product MNYKLTIILAGILVILIAGILIVRHGKVGIYGTVLKEKRVFNIINGDISRIDLSNKNGNFVIKKDTSGKWIITHPIKTNVDTSTLNTFISVIQNLNYERNIGTGSLTSFGLSPASITATVTSSDKKTYKLEIGNKTPINQDYYAMAYNGSKGIFTITKWVRDNMDKNLFDLRNKYVVKVGWNDVKSITFKKKGITAYSLAKNDNVWSFKKPSYNRIKNSIMNNMIFELANLKASNIIDNFTDIAKLGLERPLENIIITTMNNKQYDIKIGNSVNNNEYAMLNDQKQHVYVILKSVLSAFDKPIGQMIDKKLLTQNQWNISSIMFVNNGSAVILKKNAKAQWDKNGTLYTKVSYVNKLIHDLTSLNATGFIGNTDLLKEPALTFTITSATAPTMTTISFGNYNSRVVYAKTSIDPRLAELPVLAVRSLEADVKSISE
- a CDS encoding DUF1844 domain-containing protein, which produces MEEKKDDEIKVTDKRRFKMEEDGKAAAADKNEVNDMPENNESLKDEGSLIEDEKQEQDIGDYKLSFIDLINSLAGTALIQLGVVTDPATNKLQKDVKAAKQTIDIIEILKEKTKGNLANEESMILDNVLFDLRMRYIATQK